The following coding sequences are from one Amphiprion ocellaris isolate individual 3 ecotype Okinawa chromosome 19, ASM2253959v1, whole genome shotgun sequence window:
- the LOC111565336 gene encoding fas-binding factor 1 homolog isoform X2: MAAKPKAKTSKGSFKDDDLLDSLFDDKKEPTRGKATRGGPPHRTYASDNIFSMLAEEVKQDGVDSEDSDVSAADPNIILKNMKDMDDMDADLFTSKKKPRSAPAQTKQSGNEEPKKDLAVLESNAKPEGADEPTRGGKKPNSAPSSTTRNYKKFTFSDSGDGGDDEGVDQTPYTKDLDDPLSDPLDDLLPDETKPESKSSQAKPEKSVPSPSASPIVKKETTKAAKKGEITLDDEDDFMGALGVDSDKSNPKKKESSLWSTKERSEAPQRSAPRTRITEILESLTSPQLLERPPTGERKEQLQSQEKQQQEKTAKEALVEDDLTFGAYQPTLGSTPEGRHSRRQSVRFSTEDVSASTPEKKPKPTTPTSIRHRNSADWLGLKPNDEPNYLEDGPKETKIAAESPKAPSSPVLERKSSLTGSQTTFAAKMSGDAPLPTDSSSKHIKSEFSKRQRKEEEEDDWLAGALSRKKAFSSSSTGATTLKQEDSLDLREKVDLESTVSHQVTPQTPGGKEDTVSSVKETSTFFGQPSPAAHSTPVREERQKQDAQLTDPLQVPAPSISHPQPHSKPHHFPSSRGSGVQREPRQASDETLQQLPLPSPLTSVLPGTVWFPQQNQMQNTSAAVQQQPAFSADSLQQLLLQQQMMQTQLLGLGGLQKTGDYQTLQAHIIQLEGQVKTLQLERDQSQMMLENFQQRHKQDMELVENTHKARVKLLEDSAAQREARAQHECEDLMERLTTVTRSAEQERSELQAQYQRKLAQAQQDRDREVERLRDLQRKSILEMKKDHEDQVHRLKRLKDEEIDAVTSATSQTRSLAGVIEQMEQFSSRLGELSSRVESTHEHTAHGLEQGARHRDEQLRTMQDRLTQQQKSMAEERTYLKEIIARMDIQLNEQQRQLEKERWKMTAEQAKAESTLKSLEEERRVLSMQISIEREELERAKSALLEEQKTVMQHCADERRKLAAEWAHFHAQEKQRHERAEREVSSLIEKREGSIISLAQEQADLKLRTAELKQKEMTVAQERETLERLREELDREKERISSTALRLKTKAQEVEAFSKLAADKYEEGERALQEAKRVEAEHEARLRSIHSQTEQLRQQEQRILKERMRLSHLQKDTERLRQNPSIIPLPQVFPPTLPDPVSVLPDSELTAALSVPPPTSFANTPSMALQASLALWKYTAEKDREYLQEEQIFLDNLKKKSYRSPFNTD, translated from the exons ATG GCAGCCAAACCGAAGGCTAAAACCTCTAAAG GTTCATTCAAAGATGATGATTTGCTTGACAGCTTATTTGATGATAAAA aagaaccaacaagGGGGAAAGCAACTCGCGGAGGACCACCGCATCG cacATATGCCAGTGATAATATTTTTAGTATGCTAGCAGAGGAGGTAAAGCAGGATGGTGTGGACTCTGAG GACTCCGATGTGTCAGCAGCTGATCCCAATATCATACTGAAGAACATGAAG GACATGGATGATATGGATGCTGACCTTTTCACATCAAAGAAAAAGCCCCGTTCAGCTCCCGCACAAACAAAGCAGTCTGGTAATGAAGAGCCAAAGAAAGACTTGGCTGTGTTAGAAAGTAATGCGAAACCAGAGGGAGCAG ATGAACCCACCAGAGGAGGGAAGAAGCCAAACTCTGCACCTTCATCCACAACCCGTAACTACAAGAAGTTCACCTTCTCTG AcagtggtgatggtggtgatgatgaaggTGTTGATCAGACACCTTACACTAAAG ATCTGGATGACCCTCTGTCTGACCCACTCGATGACTTGCTGCCAGATGAAACGAAGCCTGAATCTAAATCCAGCCAAGCCAAACCTGAAAAATCTGTGCCATCTCCTTCAGCATCTCCCATTGTAAAGAAGGAAACAA CTAAGGCAGCAAAGAAGGGTGAGATCACATTAGATGATGAGGATGACTTCATGGGTGCACTCGGGGTTGATAGTGATAAAAGCAATCCCAAGAAAAAAGAGTCTTCGCTTTGGTCTACCAAGGAAAG GAGTGAAGCCCCTCAGAGAAGCGCCCCTCGCACTAGAATCACTGAGATTCTAGAAAGTTTGACCTCACCACAGCTGCTGGAGCGGCCACCCACGGGTGAGAGGAAAGAGCAGCTGCAGTCTCAAGAGAAGCAGCAACAGGAGAAGACTGCAAAAG AGGCACTTGTAGAAGATGACCTGACATTCGGGGCCTATCAGCCAACTCTAGGATCCACTCCTGAAGGGCGTCACTCACGCAGACAGTCTGTCAG ATTTTCTACAGAGGATGTCAGCGCATCGACTCCAGAAAAGAAACCAAAACCCACCACCCCAACCTCCATTCGACACCGCAACTCAGCCGACTGGCTTGGCCTCAAGCCTAACGATGAACCAAACTACCTAGAGGATGGTCCCAAAGAGACCAAGATTGCAGCAGAGTCTCCAAAAGCCCCCTCTTCTCCTGTGTTGGAGAGAAAGTCGTCTTTGACTGGTAGTCAGACCACATTTGCTGCAAAAATGTCAGGAGATGCCCCACTCCCAACTGATAGTAGCTCCAAACACATCAAGTCAGAATTTTccaaaaggcagaggaaagaagaggaagaggatgacTGGTTAGCTGGGGCACTGAGCAGGAAGAAGGCTTTTTCATCATCTAGCACAGGGGCAACAACTTTAAAGCAGGAAGACTCCTTAGACCTGAGAGAAAAAGTGGATCTTGAGTCAACTGTTAG TCATCAAGTCACACCACAAACTCCCGGAGGCAAAGAAGACACCGTTTCATCTGTCAAGGAAACTAG CACCTTTTTCGGACAACCCAGCCCTGCTGCTCATTCCACCCCGGTCAGAGAGGAGAGGCAAAAGCAAG ATGCTCAACTTACTGATCCCTTGCAAGTCCCTGCACCTAGCATTAGTCACCCCCAGCCCCACTCCAAACCCCACCACTTTCCATCCAGTAGGGGATCCGGGGTGCAAAGAGAGCCCAGACAGGCTTCAGATGAAACCCTGCAACAGCTGCCATTGCCCAGCCCCTTGACGTCTGTACTACCCGGCACAGTGTGGT TTCCACAACAAAACCAAATGCAGAACACATCAGCTGCAGTCCAACAACAG CCGGCATTTTCAGCAGACAGTTTGCAGCAACTGCTCCTACAACAGCAG ATGATGCAGACTCAGCTGCTGGGTCTGGGGGGTTTGCAGAAAACTGGAGATTATCAAACATTACAGGCTCACATCATCCAGTTGGAGGGACAG GTGAAGACGCTGCAGCTGGAGCGAGACCAGAGCCAAATGATGTTAGAGAATTTTCAGCAGCGGCATAAACAGGATATGGAACTCGTTGAGAACACACACAA GGCTCGGGTGAAGCTGCTCGAAGATTCAGCAGCCCAGAGGGAGGCACGAGCGCAACACGAGTGTGAAGATCTAATGGAACGCCTGACCACAGTAACACGATCGGCTGAGCAGGAGCGCTCGGAGCTGCAGGCTCAGTACCAGAGAAAACTGGCCCAAGCCCAGCAGGACAGAGACCGCGAGGTGGAGAGACTCAGAGATCTGCAGAG AAAATCTATCTTAGAGATGAAGAAAGACCACGAGGATCAGGTCCACAGACTGAAGAGGCTAAAGGACGAAGAGATTGACGCTGTCACAAGTGCAACATCTCAAACCAG GTCTCTGGCAGGAGTGATCGAGCAGATGGAGCAGTTCTCCTCTCGGCTTGGAGAGCTTTCTTCTCGGGTGGAGagcacacatgaacacactgcTCATGGCTTAGAGCAAGGGGCACGGCACAGAGACGAGCAGCTTCGAA CAATGCAGGACCGTCTGACGCAACAGCAGAAATCCATGGCAGAGGAGAGAACGTATCTCAAGGAAATTATTGCCAGGATGGACATTCAGCTCAATGAGCAGCAGAGACAGCTTGAGAAG GAGCGCTGGAAGATGACAGCAGAGCAGGCCAAAGCAGAGTCTACCCTCAAAAGCCTGGAGGAAGAGCGCCGTGTCCTTAGCATGCAGATCAGCATCGAGAGAGAGGAGCTGGAAAGGGCCAAG AGTGCACTGCTGGAGGAGCAGAAAACCGTAATGCAGCACTGTGCAGATGAGAGGAGGAAGCTGGCAGCCGAGTGGGCCCACTTCCACGCCCAGGAGAAGCAGAGGCATGAGAGGGCTGAACGGGAGGTCAGCAGTCTCATAGAGAAGAGAGAAGGGTCCATCATCAGTCTGGCACAG GAGCAAGCTGACCTGAAGCTTCGTACAGCGGAACTAAAACAGAAGGAGATGACTGTTGCACAGGAGcgagagactctggagagactAAGAGAAGAGctggacagagagaaagagagaataaGTAGCACAGCTCTGAGACTCAAAACAAAAGCCCAGGAGGTCGAGGCCTTCAGCAAG CTCGCCGCAGATAAGTATGAGGAGGGAGAACGAGCGCTGCAGGAGGCAAAACGTGTAGAGGCTGAGCACGAGGCCCGACTCAGAAGTATTCATTCCCAAACAGAGCAACTGAGGCAGCAAGAGCAACGAATCCTAAAG GAACGAATGAGGTTAAGTCATCTGCAGAAGGACACAGAAAGGCTGAGACAGAACCCTTCCATTATACCTTTGCCACAAGTTTTTCCACCAACTTTACCAG ATCCAGTTTCAGTGTTGCCTGACTCTGAGCTGACAGCAGCCCTGAGTGTTCCTCCTCCTACTTCCTTTGCCAACACTCCGTCCATGGCACTTCAAGCCAGTCTGGCCCTGTGGAAGTATACTGCAGAGAAG GACCGTGAATACCTCCAAGAGGAGCAGATTTTCCTAGATAATCTGAAGAAGAAATCTTACAGGTCACCGTTCAACACAGACTGA
- the LOC111565336 gene encoding fas-binding factor 1 homolog isoform X5, translating to MAAKPKAKTSKGSFKDDDLLDSLFDDKKEPTRGKATRGGPPHRTYASDNIFSMLAEEVKQDGVDSEDSDVSAADPNIILKNMKDMDDMDADLFTSKKKPRSAPAQTKQSGNEEPKKDLAVLESNAKPEGADEPTRGGKKPNSAPSSTTRNYKKFTFSDSGDGGDDEGVDQTPYTKDLDDPLSDPLDDLLPDETKPESKSSQAKPEKSVPSPSASPIVKKETTKAAKKGEITLDDEDDFMGALGVDSDKSNPKKKESSLWSTKERSEAPQRSAPRTRITEILESLTSPQLLERPPTGERKEQLQSQEKQQQEKTAKEALVEDDLTFGAYQPTLGSTPEGRHSRRQSVRFSTEDVSASTPEKKPKPTTPTSIRHRNSADWLGLKPNDEPNYLEDGPKETKIAAESPKAPSSPVLERKSSLTGSQTTFAAKMSGDAPLPTDSSSKHIKSEFSKRQRKEEEEDDWLAGALSRKKAFSSSSTGATTLKQEDSLDLREKVDLESTVSHQVTPQTPGGKEDTVSSVKETSTFFGQPSPAAHSTPVREERQKQVPQQNQMQNTSAAVQQQPAFSADSLQQLLLQQQMMQTQLLGLGGLQKTGDYQTLQAHIIQLEGQVKTLQLERDQSQMMLENFQQRHKQDMELVENTHKARVKLLEDSAAQREARAQHECEDLMERLTTVTRSAEQERSELQAQYQRKLAQAQQDRDREVERLRDLQRKSILEMKKDHEDQVHRLKRLKDEEIDAVTSATSQTRSLAGVIEQMEQFSSRLGELSSRVESTHEHTAHGLEQGARHRDEQLRTMQDRLTQQQKSMAEERTYLKEIIARMDIQLNEQQRQLEKERWKMTAEQAKAESTLKSLEEERRVLSMQISIEREELERAKSALLEEQKTVMQHCADERRKLAAEWAHFHAQEKQRHERAEREVSSLIEKREGSIISLAQEQADLKLRTAELKQKEMTVAQERETLERLREELDREKERISSTALRLKTKAQEVEAFSKLAADKYEEGERALQEAKRVEAEHEARLRSIHSQTEQLRQQEQRILKERMRLSHLQKDTERLRQNPSIIPLPQVFPPTLPDPVSVLPDSELTAALSVPPPTSFANTPSMALQASLALWKYTAEKDREYLQEEQIFLDNLKKKSYRSPFNTD from the exons ATG GCAGCCAAACCGAAGGCTAAAACCTCTAAAG GTTCATTCAAAGATGATGATTTGCTTGACAGCTTATTTGATGATAAAA aagaaccaacaagGGGGAAAGCAACTCGCGGAGGACCACCGCATCG cacATATGCCAGTGATAATATTTTTAGTATGCTAGCAGAGGAGGTAAAGCAGGATGGTGTGGACTCTGAG GACTCCGATGTGTCAGCAGCTGATCCCAATATCATACTGAAGAACATGAAG GACATGGATGATATGGATGCTGACCTTTTCACATCAAAGAAAAAGCCCCGTTCAGCTCCCGCACAAACAAAGCAGTCTGGTAATGAAGAGCCAAAGAAAGACTTGGCTGTGTTAGAAAGTAATGCGAAACCAGAGGGAGCAG ATGAACCCACCAGAGGAGGGAAGAAGCCAAACTCTGCACCTTCATCCACAACCCGTAACTACAAGAAGTTCACCTTCTCTG AcagtggtgatggtggtgatgatgaaggTGTTGATCAGACACCTTACACTAAAG ATCTGGATGACCCTCTGTCTGACCCACTCGATGACTTGCTGCCAGATGAAACGAAGCCTGAATCTAAATCCAGCCAAGCCAAACCTGAAAAATCTGTGCCATCTCCTTCAGCATCTCCCATTGTAAAGAAGGAAACAA CTAAGGCAGCAAAGAAGGGTGAGATCACATTAGATGATGAGGATGACTTCATGGGTGCACTCGGGGTTGATAGTGATAAAAGCAATCCCAAGAAAAAAGAGTCTTCGCTTTGGTCTACCAAGGAAAG GAGTGAAGCCCCTCAGAGAAGCGCCCCTCGCACTAGAATCACTGAGATTCTAGAAAGTTTGACCTCACCACAGCTGCTGGAGCGGCCACCCACGGGTGAGAGGAAAGAGCAGCTGCAGTCTCAAGAGAAGCAGCAACAGGAGAAGACTGCAAAAG AGGCACTTGTAGAAGATGACCTGACATTCGGGGCCTATCAGCCAACTCTAGGATCCACTCCTGAAGGGCGTCACTCACGCAGACAGTCTGTCAG ATTTTCTACAGAGGATGTCAGCGCATCGACTCCAGAAAAGAAACCAAAACCCACCACCCCAACCTCCATTCGACACCGCAACTCAGCCGACTGGCTTGGCCTCAAGCCTAACGATGAACCAAACTACCTAGAGGATGGTCCCAAAGAGACCAAGATTGCAGCAGAGTCTCCAAAAGCCCCCTCTTCTCCTGTGTTGGAGAGAAAGTCGTCTTTGACTGGTAGTCAGACCACATTTGCTGCAAAAATGTCAGGAGATGCCCCACTCCCAACTGATAGTAGCTCCAAACACATCAAGTCAGAATTTTccaaaaggcagaggaaagaagaggaagaggatgacTGGTTAGCTGGGGCACTGAGCAGGAAGAAGGCTTTTTCATCATCTAGCACAGGGGCAACAACTTTAAAGCAGGAAGACTCCTTAGACCTGAGAGAAAAAGTGGATCTTGAGTCAACTGTTAG TCATCAAGTCACACCACAAACTCCCGGAGGCAAAGAAGACACCGTTTCATCTGTCAAGGAAACTAG CACCTTTTTCGGACAACCCAGCCCTGCTGCTCATTCCACCCCGGTCAGAGAGGAGAGGCAAAAGCAAG TTCCACAACAAAACCAAATGCAGAACACATCAGCTGCAGTCCAACAACAG CCGGCATTTTCAGCAGACAGTTTGCAGCAACTGCTCCTACAACAGCAG ATGATGCAGACTCAGCTGCTGGGTCTGGGGGGTTTGCAGAAAACTGGAGATTATCAAACATTACAGGCTCACATCATCCAGTTGGAGGGACAG GTGAAGACGCTGCAGCTGGAGCGAGACCAGAGCCAAATGATGTTAGAGAATTTTCAGCAGCGGCATAAACAGGATATGGAACTCGTTGAGAACACACACAA GGCTCGGGTGAAGCTGCTCGAAGATTCAGCAGCCCAGAGGGAGGCACGAGCGCAACACGAGTGTGAAGATCTAATGGAACGCCTGACCACAGTAACACGATCGGCTGAGCAGGAGCGCTCGGAGCTGCAGGCTCAGTACCAGAGAAAACTGGCCCAAGCCCAGCAGGACAGAGACCGCGAGGTGGAGAGACTCAGAGATCTGCAGAG AAAATCTATCTTAGAGATGAAGAAAGACCACGAGGATCAGGTCCACAGACTGAAGAGGCTAAAGGACGAAGAGATTGACGCTGTCACAAGTGCAACATCTCAAACCAG GTCTCTGGCAGGAGTGATCGAGCAGATGGAGCAGTTCTCCTCTCGGCTTGGAGAGCTTTCTTCTCGGGTGGAGagcacacatgaacacactgcTCATGGCTTAGAGCAAGGGGCACGGCACAGAGACGAGCAGCTTCGAA CAATGCAGGACCGTCTGACGCAACAGCAGAAATCCATGGCAGAGGAGAGAACGTATCTCAAGGAAATTATTGCCAGGATGGACATTCAGCTCAATGAGCAGCAGAGACAGCTTGAGAAG GAGCGCTGGAAGATGACAGCAGAGCAGGCCAAAGCAGAGTCTACCCTCAAAAGCCTGGAGGAAGAGCGCCGTGTCCTTAGCATGCAGATCAGCATCGAGAGAGAGGAGCTGGAAAGGGCCAAG AGTGCACTGCTGGAGGAGCAGAAAACCGTAATGCAGCACTGTGCAGATGAGAGGAGGAAGCTGGCAGCCGAGTGGGCCCACTTCCACGCCCAGGAGAAGCAGAGGCATGAGAGGGCTGAACGGGAGGTCAGCAGTCTCATAGAGAAGAGAGAAGGGTCCATCATCAGTCTGGCACAG GAGCAAGCTGACCTGAAGCTTCGTACAGCGGAACTAAAACAGAAGGAGATGACTGTTGCACAGGAGcgagagactctggagagactAAGAGAAGAGctggacagagagaaagagagaataaGTAGCACAGCTCTGAGACTCAAAACAAAAGCCCAGGAGGTCGAGGCCTTCAGCAAG CTCGCCGCAGATAAGTATGAGGAGGGAGAACGAGCGCTGCAGGAGGCAAAACGTGTAGAGGCTGAGCACGAGGCCCGACTCAGAAGTATTCATTCCCAAACAGAGCAACTGAGGCAGCAAGAGCAACGAATCCTAAAG GAACGAATGAGGTTAAGTCATCTGCAGAAGGACACAGAAAGGCTGAGACAGAACCCTTCCATTATACCTTTGCCACAAGTTTTTCCACCAACTTTACCAG ATCCAGTTTCAGTGTTGCCTGACTCTGAGCTGACAGCAGCCCTGAGTGTTCCTCCTCCTACTTCCTTTGCCAACACTCCGTCCATGGCACTTCAAGCCAGTCTGGCCCTGTGGAAGTATACTGCAGAGAAG GACCGTGAATACCTCCAAGAGGAGCAGATTTTCCTAGATAATCTGAAGAAGAAATCTTACAGGTCACCGTTCAACACAGACTGA
- the LOC111565336 gene encoding fas-binding factor 1 homolog isoform X3, whose translation MAAKPKAKTSKGSFKDDDLLDSLFDDKKEPTRGKATRGGPPHRTYASDNIFSMLAEEVKQDGVDSEDSDVSAADPNIILKNMKDMDDMDADLFTSKKKPRSAPAQTKQSGNEEPKKDLAVLESNAKPEGADEPTRGGKKPNSAPSSTTRNYKKFTFSDLDDPLSDPLDDLLPDETKPESKSSQAKPEKSVPSPSASPIVKKETTKAAKKGEITLDDEDDFMGALGVDSDKSNPKKKESSLWSTKERSEAPQRSAPRTRITEILESLTSPQLLERPPTGERKEQLQSQEKQQQEKTAKEALVEDDLTFGAYQPTLGSTPEGRHSRRQSVRFSTEDVSASTPEKKPKPTTPTSIRHRNSADWLGLKPNDEPNYLEDGPKETKIAAESPKAPSSPVLERKSSLTGSQTTFAAKMSGDAPLPTDSSSKHIKSEFSKRQRKEEEEDDWLAGALSRKKAFSSSSTGATTLKQEDSLDLREKVDLESTVSHQVTPQTPGGKEDTVSSVKETSSTFFGQPSPAAHSTPVREERQKQDAQLTDPLQVPAPSISHPQPHSKPHHFPSSRGSGVQREPRQASDETLQQLPLPSPLTSVLPGTVWFPQQNQMQNTSAAVQQQPAFSADSLQQLLLQQQMMQTQLLGLGGLQKTGDYQTLQAHIIQLEGQVKTLQLERDQSQMMLENFQQRHKQDMELVENTHKARVKLLEDSAAQREARAQHECEDLMERLTTVTRSAEQERSELQAQYQRKLAQAQQDRDREVERLRDLQRKSILEMKKDHEDQVHRLKRLKDEEIDAVTSATSQTRSLAGVIEQMEQFSSRLGELSSRVESTHEHTAHGLEQGARHRDEQLRTMQDRLTQQQKSMAEERTYLKEIIARMDIQLNEQQRQLEKERWKMTAEQAKAESTLKSLEEERRVLSMQISIEREELERAKSALLEEQKTVMQHCADERRKLAAEWAHFHAQEKQRHERAEREVSSLIEKREGSIISLAQEQADLKLRTAELKQKEMTVAQERETLERLREELDREKERISSTALRLKTKAQEVEAFSKLAADKYEEGERALQEAKRVEAEHEARLRSIHSQTEQLRQQEQRILKERMRLSHLQKDTERLRQNPSIIPLPQVFPPTLPDPVSVLPDSELTAALSVPPPTSFANTPSMALQASLALWKYTAEKDREYLQEEQIFLDNLKKKSYRSPFNTD comes from the exons ATG GCAGCCAAACCGAAGGCTAAAACCTCTAAAG GTTCATTCAAAGATGATGATTTGCTTGACAGCTTATTTGATGATAAAA aagaaccaacaagGGGGAAAGCAACTCGCGGAGGACCACCGCATCG cacATATGCCAGTGATAATATTTTTAGTATGCTAGCAGAGGAGGTAAAGCAGGATGGTGTGGACTCTGAG GACTCCGATGTGTCAGCAGCTGATCCCAATATCATACTGAAGAACATGAAG GACATGGATGATATGGATGCTGACCTTTTCACATCAAAGAAAAAGCCCCGTTCAGCTCCCGCACAAACAAAGCAGTCTGGTAATGAAGAGCCAAAGAAAGACTTGGCTGTGTTAGAAAGTAATGCGAAACCAGAGGGAGCAG ATGAACCCACCAGAGGAGGGAAGAAGCCAAACTCTGCACCTTCATCCACAACCCGTAACTACAAGAAGTTCACCTTCTCTG ATCTGGATGACCCTCTGTCTGACCCACTCGATGACTTGCTGCCAGATGAAACGAAGCCTGAATCTAAATCCAGCCAAGCCAAACCTGAAAAATCTGTGCCATCTCCTTCAGCATCTCCCATTGTAAAGAAGGAAACAA CTAAGGCAGCAAAGAAGGGTGAGATCACATTAGATGATGAGGATGACTTCATGGGTGCACTCGGGGTTGATAGTGATAAAAGCAATCCCAAGAAAAAAGAGTCTTCGCTTTGGTCTACCAAGGAAAG GAGTGAAGCCCCTCAGAGAAGCGCCCCTCGCACTAGAATCACTGAGATTCTAGAAAGTTTGACCTCACCACAGCTGCTGGAGCGGCCACCCACGGGTGAGAGGAAAGAGCAGCTGCAGTCTCAAGAGAAGCAGCAACAGGAGAAGACTGCAAAAG AGGCACTTGTAGAAGATGACCTGACATTCGGGGCCTATCAGCCAACTCTAGGATCCACTCCTGAAGGGCGTCACTCACGCAGACAGTCTGTCAG ATTTTCTACAGAGGATGTCAGCGCATCGACTCCAGAAAAGAAACCAAAACCCACCACCCCAACCTCCATTCGACACCGCAACTCAGCCGACTGGCTTGGCCTCAAGCCTAACGATGAACCAAACTACCTAGAGGATGGTCCCAAAGAGACCAAGATTGCAGCAGAGTCTCCAAAAGCCCCCTCTTCTCCTGTGTTGGAGAGAAAGTCGTCTTTGACTGGTAGTCAGACCACATTTGCTGCAAAAATGTCAGGAGATGCCCCACTCCCAACTGATAGTAGCTCCAAACACATCAAGTCAGAATTTTccaaaaggcagaggaaagaagaggaagaggatgacTGGTTAGCTGGGGCACTGAGCAGGAAGAAGGCTTTTTCATCATCTAGCACAGGGGCAACAACTTTAAAGCAGGAAGACTCCTTAGACCTGAGAGAAAAAGTGGATCTTGAGTCAACTGTTAG TCATCAAGTCACACCACAAACTCCCGGAGGCAAAGAAGACACCGTTTCATCTGTCAAGGAAACTAG TAGCACCTTTTTCGGACAACCCAGCCCTGCTGCTCATTCCACCCCGGTCAGAGAGGAGAGGCAAAAGCAAG ATGCTCAACTTACTGATCCCTTGCAAGTCCCTGCACCTAGCATTAGTCACCCCCAGCCCCACTCCAAACCCCACCACTTTCCATCCAGTAGGGGATCCGGGGTGCAAAGAGAGCCCAGACAGGCTTCAGATGAAACCCTGCAACAGCTGCCATTGCCCAGCCCCTTGACGTCTGTACTACCCGGCACAGTGTGGT TTCCACAACAAAACCAAATGCAGAACACATCAGCTGCAGTCCAACAACAG CCGGCATTTTCAGCAGACAGTTTGCAGCAACTGCTCCTACAACAGCAG ATGATGCAGACTCAGCTGCTGGGTCTGGGGGGTTTGCAGAAAACTGGAGATTATCAAACATTACAGGCTCACATCATCCAGTTGGAGGGACAG GTGAAGACGCTGCAGCTGGAGCGAGACCAGAGCCAAATGATGTTAGAGAATTTTCAGCAGCGGCATAAACAGGATATGGAACTCGTTGAGAACACACACAA GGCTCGGGTGAAGCTGCTCGAAGATTCAGCAGCCCAGAGGGAGGCACGAGCGCAACACGAGTGTGAAGATCTAATGGAACGCCTGACCACAGTAACACGATCGGCTGAGCAGGAGCGCTCGGAGCTGCAGGCTCAGTACCAGAGAAAACTGGCCCAAGCCCAGCAGGACAGAGACCGCGAGGTGGAGAGACTCAGAGATCTGCAGAG AAAATCTATCTTAGAGATGAAGAAAGACCACGAGGATCAGGTCCACAGACTGAAGAGGCTAAAGGACGAAGAGATTGACGCTGTCACAAGTGCAACATCTCAAACCAG GTCTCTGGCAGGAGTGATCGAGCAGATGGAGCAGTTCTCCTCTCGGCTTGGAGAGCTTTCTTCTCGGGTGGAGagcacacatgaacacactgcTCATGGCTTAGAGCAAGGGGCACGGCACAGAGACGAGCAGCTTCGAA CAATGCAGGACCGTCTGACGCAACAGCAGAAATCCATGGCAGAGGAGAGAACGTATCTCAAGGAAATTATTGCCAGGATGGACATTCAGCTCAATGAGCAGCAGAGACAGCTTGAGAAG GAGCGCTGGAAGATGACAGCAGAGCAGGCCAAAGCAGAGTCTACCCTCAAAAGCCTGGAGGAAGAGCGCCGTGTCCTTAGCATGCAGATCAGCATCGAGAGAGAGGAGCTGGAAAGGGCCAAG AGTGCACTGCTGGAGGAGCAGAAAACCGTAATGCAGCACTGTGCAGATGAGAGGAGGAAGCTGGCAGCCGAGTGGGCCCACTTCCACGCCCAGGAGAAGCAGAGGCATGAGAGGGCTGAACGGGAGGTCAGCAGTCTCATAGAGAAGAGAGAAGGGTCCATCATCAGTCTGGCACAG GAGCAAGCTGACCTGAAGCTTCGTACAGCGGAACTAAAACAGAAGGAGATGACTGTTGCACAGGAGcgagagactctggagagactAAGAGAAGAGctggacagagagaaagagagaataaGTAGCACAGCTCTGAGACTCAAAACAAAAGCCCAGGAGGTCGAGGCCTTCAGCAAG CTCGCCGCAGATAAGTATGAGGAGGGAGAACGAGCGCTGCAGGAGGCAAAACGTGTAGAGGCTGAGCACGAGGCCCGACTCAGAAGTATTCATTCCCAAACAGAGCAACTGAGGCAGCAAGAGCAACGAATCCTAAAG GAACGAATGAGGTTAAGTCATCTGCAGAAGGACACAGAAAGGCTGAGACAGAACCCTTCCATTATACCTTTGCCACAAGTTTTTCCACCAACTTTACCAG ATCCAGTTTCAGTGTTGCCTGACTCTGAGCTGACAGCAGCCCTGAGTGTTCCTCCTCCTACTTCCTTTGCCAACACTCCGTCCATGGCACTTCAAGCCAGTCTGGCCCTGTGGAAGTATACTGCAGAGAAG GACCGTGAATACCTCCAAGAGGAGCAGATTTTCCTAGATAATCTGAAGAAGAAATCTTACAGGTCACCGTTCAACACAGACTGA